One part of the Clarias gariepinus isolate MV-2021 ecotype Netherlands chromosome 24, CGAR_prim_01v2, whole genome shotgun sequence genome encodes these proteins:
- the LOC128511878 gene encoding uncharacterized protein LOC128511878, with translation MSEELTPYKPKNLPEDMILFAELRRQGSKATSKHLVKAKKGTYPETGTAAKCSFWWNGLKEGKKKVKMAMVIMASYYNRVLKQLDQRQGQVLELTARTESQEEKIKGLNLKLLQLENGQLLKLKARTHSQEEKIELLYLQLLQLEKENQQLICKMSKLEFKAHNQKEEITSLKLRLQNQKAEMERLRDEIDDYNSSSDGSENSLRILVPGTSSASMQKSSCILLIELPELQYDNSNYEFWAKIKSWVQKGDVDPRCIGNLVREKCPPKAWQKVEEQFDNRALIQMAISNHAMIGRLLEKLWKCVSEALGPGTNMFELYYNRTQQEGETFEEYFEEKFKLYCSYGVDNREPDKNDRHFLCNVMEKAAKRYQRSFVLMSPKSSTDLLRQSMLIDRRLTTAEWNNECVNCKIGGHTITHCRKPGEDAKVGPNQCFTCGRYGHHSWNCWIRNR, from the coding sequence ATGTCTGAAGAACTGACGCCATATAAGCCAAAAAACCTGCCAGAAGACATGATCTTATTTGCAGAATTAAGAAGACAGGGAAGCAAGGCAACATCCAAGCATTTGGTTAAAGCGAAGAAGGGCACGTACCCTGAAACAGGAACCGCTGCTAAATGCAGCTTTTGGTGGAATGGCCTCAAAGAAGGTAAAAAGAAGGTAAAAATGGCGATGGTTATTATGGCTTCTTACTATAACCGAGTACTCAAGCAACTAGACCAGAGGCAAGGCCAAGTGCTCGAGCTCACGGCTAGAACAGAGTCTCAAGAGGAAAAAATTAAAGGGCTAAAtctgaaacttttgcagttgGAAAATGGCCAACTGCTCAAGCTCAAGGCAAGAACACATTCTCAAGAAGAAAAAATTGAACTGCTATATCTGCAACTCTTgcaattagaaaaagaaaaccagCAACTAATTTGCAAGATGTCCAAACTCGAGTTTAAAGCACACAATCAAAAGGAAGAGATCACCTCTCTCAAACTGAGACTCCAAAACCAGAAAGCAGAAATGGAGCGACTTAGAGACGAGATAGATGATTACAATAGTTCCAGCGATGGTTCAGAAAATTCTTTGAGAATTCTAGTACCTGGGACTTCCAGTGCAAGCATGCAGAAATCATCTTGTATACTTCTTATTGAACTCCCAGAATTGCAGTACGACAACTCCAACTACGAGTTCTGGGCCAAGATCAAGAGTTGGGTTCAAAAAGGAGACGTGGATCCCCGGTGTATCGGTAACCTGGTCAGAGAAAAATGCCCTCCAAAAGCTTGGCAGAAGGTAGAAGAGCAATTCGACAACAGAGCGCTGATTCAGATGGCCATCTCCAACCATGCAATGATAGGCAGACTGTTGGAGAAGCTCTGGAAGTGTGTGTCAGAAGCTCTAGGGCCGGGTACCAATATGTTTGAGCTGTACTACAACCGAACGCAACAAGAAGGAGAAACATTTGAGGAGTATTTTGAGGAGAAGTTCAAGCTCTATTGTTCCTACGGCGTGGACAACAGGGAGCCAGACAAGAACGACCGACATTTCCTCTGTAATGTTATGGAGAAAGCGGCAAAGAGGTATCAGAGGAGCTTCGTCCTAATGTCCCCCAAAAGCTCCACTGATCTGCTGAGGCAGTCCATGCTTATTGACAGGAGACTAACGACAGCCGAGTGGAACAACGAGTGCGTGAACTGTAAGATTGGAGGCCACACTATAACTCACTGCAGAAAACCAGGAGAGGACGCGAAGGTTGGTCCCAACCAGTGCTTTACATGTGGGAGATATGGTCACCATTCGTGGAACTGCTGGATCAGGAACAGATAG
- the chrne gene encoding acetylcholine receptor subunit epsilon, whose protein sequence is MPARSIWTCLVVAALLYTVVQVSGNEESELIADLFKNYNKNIRPVRQASDKVEVQVKLTLTNLISLNEKEETLTTNVWIEIQWADYRLAWNTSEYYGIDIIRVPCTTVWLPDIVLENNIDGKFDVAYYANVLIYSDGSMYWLPPAIYRSTCAIEITYFPFDWQNCTLIFRSQTYSANEINMILAIDAETNKPIEWVDIDPEAFTENGEWAIKHRPARKITNTRYTPDDLEYQEVYFNLIIQRKPLFYIINIILPCSLISSLVVLAYFMPAKAGGQKITVSISVLLAQTVFLFLIAQKIPETSLSVPLIGKYLIFVMSVTTLIVTNCIIVLNYSCRTPSTHTMPCKIKHIFLEVIPRFLGMAPLVDEGEEAGGMNGIRKRRRSSFGLMQRAEEYVLKQPRSEMMFDKQRERHGLTRSFVDAIDVSTTASLYKSLAQAAPEIKECVDACNFIAESTREQNDIGSEMENWVLIGKMIDKVCFWVAILLFSIGTVAIFLMGHFNQVPEYPFYGENKKYVPE, encoded by the exons ATGCCGGCCCGGTCTATTTGGACTTGTTTGGTTGTGGCTGCGCTCCTGTATACAGTAGTACAAG tcAGTGGGAATGAGGAGTCTGAGCTCATTGCAGATCTGTTTAAGAACTACAATAAGAACATCCGGCCAGTGAGGCAAGCAAGTGACAAGGTTGAAGTTCAGGTCAAACTCACCCTGACCAACCTCATCTCCCTG AACGAGAAGGAGGAGACGCTGACCACCAATGTCTGGATTGAGATT CAATGGGCTGACTATCGCCTGGCGTGGAACACCTCTGAATACTATGGTATCGACATTATCCGTGTTCCCTGCACCACAGTGTGGCTACCAGACATAGTACTGGAAAACAA CATTGATGGAAAATTTGATGTAGCCTATTACGCCAATGTTCTAATCTACAGTGATGGCTCCATGTACTGGTTGCCACCAGCCATCTACCGCAGCACCTGTGCCATAGAGATCACTTACTTTCCTTTCGACTGGCAAAACTGTACGCTAATCTTCAG GTCTCAGACATACAGTGCTAATGAGATCAACATGATCTTGGCCATCGATGCCGAGACCAACAAACCCATTGAGTGGGTGGACATCGACCCTGAGGCCTTCACTG AGAATGGCGAGTGGGCTATCAAGCATCGGCCGGCACGCAAAATTACCAACACGCGCTACACCCCTGATGACCTGGAGTACCAAGAAGTGTATTTCAACCTCATCATCCAGAGAAAACCTCTCTTttacatcatcaacatcatcctGCCCTGCTCGCTCATCTCCTCACTCGTCGTACTGGCCTACTTCATGCCCGCCAAgg CGGGAGGACAGAAAATAACTGTTTCCATCTCCGTCCTCCTGGCTCAGACTGTCTTCCTTTTTCTGATTGCGCAGAAGATTCCAGAAACATCTCTCTCTGTTCCTCTTATTGGAAA GTATCTAATCTTCGTCATGTCCGTCACTACACTCATCGTCACGAACTGCATCATTGTCCTCAACTACTCCTGCCGGACCCCGAGCACACACACCATGCCTTGCAAAATCAAGCAT ATTTTCCTGGAGGTGATCCCTCGTTTCCTTGGGATGGCCCCTCTGGTGGATGAGGGAGAGGAAGCTGGAGGAATGAATGGAATAAGGAAGAGGAGACGCAGCTCATTTGGCCTGATGCAGCGGGCGGAGGAATACGTGCTAAAGCAGCCGAGGAGCGAGATGATGTTCGACaagcaaagagagagacacggaCTCACACGATCGTTTG tggacGCCATAGATGTGAGCACTACTGCCAGCCTGTATAAGAGTTTAGCTCAAGCAGCACCAGAGATTAAAGAGTGTGTGGACGCCTGCAACTTTATTGCAGAGAGCACAAGGGAGCAGAATGACATAGgctct GAGATGGAGAACTGGGTGCTGATCGGCAAGATGATCGACAAAGTCTGTTTCTGGGTCGCCATCTTACTCTTTTCTATCGGAACGGTGGCCATCTTTCTCATGGGCCATTTCAACCAAGTGCCCGAGTACCCTTTCTATGGGGAGAATAAAAAGTATGTTCCCGAGTAA